A genomic window from Triticum urartu cultivar G1812 chromosome 7, Tu2.1, whole genome shotgun sequence includes:
- the LOC125524349 gene encoding probable calcium-binding protein CML32, with protein MDTRQSVAAVVKPSLDGGAPATASFRLRNGSLNSVRLRRVFDLFDKNGDGQITVDELAQALDSLGLVADREGLASTVGAYVPEGAAGLRFQDFECLHRELGDALFGALDDVPEDGEAGAGGDEEEMKEAFKVFDVDGDGFISATELQEVLKKLGLPEGGSLATVRQMICNVDRNSDGRVDFGEFKCMMKGITVWGA; from the coding sequence ATGGATACGAGGCAGAGCGTCGCGGCGGTGGTGAAGCCGTCGTTGGATGGCGGTGCCCCGGCCACGGCGTCGTTCCGTCTCCGTAACGGCAGCCTCAACTCGGTTCGCCTCCGCCGGGTGTTCGACCTGTTCGACAAGAACGGCGACGGTCAGATCACGGTCGACGAGCTGGCGCAGGCGCTGGATTCGCTCGGGCTCGTCGCCGACCGCGAGGGCCTGGCCTCCACCGTGGGCGCGTACGTCCCCGAGGGCGCGGCGGGGCTTCGGTTCCAGGACTTCGAGTGCCTCCACCGTGAGCTGGGTGACGCGCTCTTCGGCGCGCTGGACGACGTGCCCGAGGACGGCGAGGCCGGCGCGGGCGGGGACGAGGAGGAGATGAAGGAGGCGTTCAAGGTGTTCGACGTGGACGGCGACGGCTTCATCTCGGCAACCGAGCTGCAGGAGGTGCTCAAGAAGCTGGGCCTCCCCGAGGGCGGCAGCCTCGCCACCGTGCGCCAGATGATTTGCAACGTCGACCGTAACAGCGACGGCCGCGTCGACTTTGGGGAGTTCAAGTGCATGATGAAGGGGATCACGGTGTGGGGCGCGTGA